From a single Aquincola tertiaricarbonis genomic region:
- a CDS encoding amidohydrolase family protein, whose protein sequence is MRSTPPLPAGACNAHCHVFGPPDRFPYAAGAFQPAADAPKEALFALNDRLGLQRCVVVQSACHGFDNRATEDAVAARPHSYRGIALLPTDVPDAELRRLDAAGFRGVRFNYMAHLGGGTPIDQVLALAGRLAPLGWHLQIHGDPALLTDLGPALRRSPVPVVIDHIGRVDAAAGLQQPAFVALQRLMDDERFWVKVSGCDRITRQGPPYDDALPFAQALVQAHGDRVLWGNDWPHPNHAGPLPVEEALVALIDRIAPTADARQRLLVDNPQRLYRFDEQAQQVNP, encoded by the coding sequence ATGAGAAGTACCCCACCGCTGCCGGCCGGCGCCTGCAATGCGCACTGCCATGTGTTCGGACCGCCCGATCGCTTTCCGTATGCCGCTGGCGCCTTCCAGCCGGCGGCCGATGCACCCAAGGAGGCCTTGTTCGCGCTGAACGACCGTCTGGGCCTGCAGCGTTGCGTGGTGGTGCAAAGCGCCTGCCACGGCTTCGACAACCGTGCCACCGAAGATGCGGTGGCCGCACGCCCGCACAGCTACCGTGGCATCGCCCTGCTGCCCACCGATGTGCCGGATGCCGAGCTGCGCCGGCTGGACGCGGCGGGCTTTCGCGGGGTGCGCTTCAACTACATGGCCCACCTGGGTGGTGGCACGCCCATCGACCAGGTGCTGGCGCTGGCCGGTCGGCTGGCGCCGCTGGGCTGGCACCTGCAGATCCATGGCGATCCGGCGCTGCTCACCGACCTGGGCCCGGCGCTGCGCCGCAGCCCGGTGCCGGTGGTCATCGACCACATCGGCCGCGTGGACGCAGCGGCCGGACTGCAGCAGCCGGCCTTCGTGGCGCTGCAGCGGCTGATGGACGACGAGCGCTTCTGGGTGAAGGTGAGCGGCTGCGACCGCATCACCCGCCAGGGCCCGCCCTACGACGATGCGCTGCCTTTCGCCCAGGCCCTGGTGCAGGCCCATGGCGACCGGGTGCTGTGGGGCAACGACTGGCCGCACCCCAACCATGCCGGTCCGCTGCCGGTGGAAGAGGCGCTGGTGGCTTTGATCGACCGCATCGCACCCACGGCCGATGCCCGCCAGCGGCTGCTGGTGGACAACCCGCAGCGGCTGTACCGCTTCGATGAACAAGCTCAGCAGGTGAACCCATGA
- a CDS encoding type II toxin-antitoxin system HipA family toxin — translation MDAPAYQPGDTLGLWWLADPTAPRLIGELRQLRGQNGVSLRYAAAWLASGIALSEDLPLSDREYLPNEKETAVGAVDDARPDRWGERVIRVLDKPPRLALLDYLFFAGDERFGALGVSTSLQAYLPRTKGPLPWLNEAEDIARLVQRVLAGEPVPPPQRRLIDPGTTLGGARPKALVTLGGEPWVLKFNEPGEALDMPLVEHATMTLAAQAGIRVAPTRAVPLHQGHAVAVRRFDREAGLRRHALSANVALKAAGEALGYPELAQLLRRRGTVGESGFRAQMHELFRRMVFNILMDNTDDHEKNHALLHEADGTLSLSPAFDVLPSAQSLGWQQLRVGLQGHDATLDNAMSECRQFGLPPDQAREQVRQVVAVVNGWQAHFRQAGVQPRDLEALAAAIDRPALLQQRSAWR, via the coding sequence ATGGACGCCCCCGCCTACCAGCCCGGCGACACGCTGGGCCTGTGGTGGCTGGCCGACCCCACGGCGCCACGGCTGATTGGCGAACTGCGCCAGCTGCGTGGTCAGAACGGCGTGTCGCTGCGCTATGCGGCGGCGTGGCTGGCCAGCGGCATCGCGCTGAGCGAAGACCTGCCGCTGAGCGACCGGGAATATTTGCCCAACGAGAAGGAGACGGCCGTCGGCGCGGTGGATGACGCCCGCCCTGACCGCTGGGGTGAACGGGTGATCCGGGTGCTCGACAAGCCGCCGCGGCTGGCGCTGCTGGACTACCTGTTCTTCGCGGGCGACGAGCGCTTCGGCGCGCTGGGTGTTTCCACCTCGCTGCAGGCTTACCTGCCCCGCACCAAGGGCCCCCTGCCCTGGCTGAACGAGGCGGAAGACATCGCCCGGCTGGTGCAACGGGTACTGGCCGGCGAGCCGGTGCCGCCGCCACAACGCCGCCTGATCGACCCTGGCACCACGCTGGGCGGCGCCCGGCCCAAGGCCCTGGTGACGCTGGGCGGCGAGCCCTGGGTGCTGAAGTTCAACGAGCCCGGCGAGGCCCTCGACATGCCTCTGGTGGAACACGCCACCATGACGCTGGCAGCGCAGGCCGGCATCCGTGTGGCGCCCACGCGGGCGGTGCCCTTGCACCAGGGCCATGCGGTGGCGGTGCGGCGCTTCGATCGCGAGGCCGGCCTGCGCCGCCATGCGCTCTCGGCCAACGTGGCACTGAAGGCCGCGGGTGAAGCACTGGGCTACCCCGAACTGGCCCAGCTGCTGCGCCGCCGCGGCACGGTCGGCGAGAGCGGCTTCCGGGCCCAGATGCATGAGCTGTTTCGGCGCATGGTGTTCAACATCCTGATGGACAACACCGACGACCACGAGAAGAACCACGCGCTGCTGCACGAAGCCGATGGCACGCTGAGCCTGTCGCCCGCCTTCGACGTGCTGCCCTCGGCACAGTCGCTAGGCTGGCAGCAGCTGCGCGTGGGCCTGCAGGGCCACGATGCGACGCTGGACAACGCAATGTCGGAATGCCGGCAGTTCGGGCTGCCCCCGGACCAGGCCCGCGAGCAGGTGCGCCAGGTGGTGGCCGTGGTCAACGGCTGGCAGGCGCACTTCAGGCAGGCGGGCGTGCAGCCCCGTGACCTCGAAGCGCTGGCCGCCGCCATCGACCGGCCGGCGCTGCTGCAGCAGCGCAGCGCGTGGCGCTGA
- a CDS encoding XRE family transcriptional regulator: MPKRPTALDEMPAAALAPLRRLGEDLAIARKRRKEPRRLWAQRIGVSEPTLMRMERGDPSVAMGVYATALWLMGRAAALGEVAAPQHDQAALEEAVRSAQARAVRRRAPAP; encoded by the coding sequence ATGCCCAAGCGCCCTACCGCCCTGGACGAAATGCCCGCCGCTGCGCTGGCGCCACTGCGCCGCCTGGGTGAAGACCTGGCCATCGCCCGCAAGCGCCGCAAGGAGCCGCGGCGCCTGTGGGCGCAGCGCATCGGCGTGTCCGAGCCCACCTTGATGCGCATGGAGCGCGGCGACCCCAGCGTGGCCATGGGCGTGTACGCCACGGCCTTATGGCTGATGGGCCGCGCCGCCGCGCTGGGCGAAGTGGCCGCGCCCCAGCATGACCAGGCGGCGCTGGAAGAGGCGGTGCGCAGCGCACAGGCTCGAGCGGTGCGGCGGCGGGCGCCTGCGCCATGA
- a CDS encoding LysR family transcriptional regulator, which translates to MDLKQLSYFVAVADAGSFSRAAVALNLAQPTLSRQIGLLETELGQRLLDRTGRGAMPTEAGDALLVHARQMLDSADRAREALRELAASPGGRITVGLPPRVAASLSAELVTRFRERFPRAVITVSEGLSQHLREWLIAGRLDLALLFDPPPSPLLSCEPLLREPLLLVAPAQGPRLPARLRFSALADWPLVLPAAPNAIRSLVDAVARPRRIGLQVVAEVGSVQTVVQLVRQGVGCTVLPESALPPPGHGPALQRAAIVAPAIRNNLVLAWPKARPATRLMRETAALLKALDFSRLGSPSV; encoded by the coding sequence ATGGATCTGAAACAGCTGTCCTACTTCGTGGCGGTGGCCGATGCGGGCAGCTTCAGCCGTGCGGCGGTGGCGCTGAACCTGGCCCAGCCCACGCTCAGCCGGCAGATCGGCCTGCTGGAAACCGAGCTGGGCCAGCGCCTGCTGGACCGCACCGGCCGCGGCGCCATGCCCACCGAGGCTGGCGACGCCCTGCTGGTGCATGCACGCCAGATGCTGGACAGCGCCGATCGCGCCCGCGAGGCCCTGCGCGAGCTGGCCGCCAGCCCCGGCGGCCGCATCACCGTGGGCCTGCCGCCGCGGGTGGCGGCGAGCCTCAGCGCCGAGCTGGTGACGCGCTTTCGCGAACGCTTTCCGCGCGCGGTGATCACCGTGTCCGAAGGGCTGAGCCAGCACCTGCGCGAATGGCTGATCGCCGGCCGGCTGGACCTGGCGCTGCTGTTCGACCCACCACCTTCACCGCTGCTGAGCTGCGAGCCGCTGCTGCGCGAGCCACTGTTGCTGGTGGCCCCGGCCCAGGGCCCGCGGCTGCCGGCGCGGCTGCGCTTTTCTGCGCTCGCCGACTGGCCGCTGGTGCTGCCGGCCGCGCCCAATGCCATCCGCAGCCTGGTGGACGCGGTGGCGCGGCCGCGCCGCATCGGGCTGCAGGTGGTGGCCGAGGTGGGCTCGGTGCAGACGGTGGTGCAGCTGGTGCGCCAGGGCGTGGGCTGCACCGTGCTGCCCGAAAGCGCCCTGCCCCCGCCCGGCCACGGGCCGGCGCTGCAGCGCGCCGCCATCGTGGCGCCGGCCATCCGCAACAACCTGGTGCTGGCCTGGCCCAAGGCCCGCCCCGCCACCCGCCTGATGCGCGAGACGGCCGCATTGCTGAAGGCGCTGGACTTCAGCCGACTGGGCAGCCCGTCGGTCTGA